From the Burkholderia glumae LMG 2196 = ATCC 33617 genome, one window contains:
- the istB gene encoding IS21-like element ISBcen28 family helper ATPase IstB: MNSMPASTLERIRRYLVGLRMPRALETLDATLNRFEQGDSSMLEVLETLLGEEFTTRETRRIRMALQTARLGTIKTLAGYDFSFQPSLDRDRIMTLAQLEFIERRQTVHFLGPPGTGKSHLSIALGVEAVRAGKSVYFGSLAEIVNSMAKAEREGNLAQRVRFLARNSLLIVDEIGYLPIGSNGGNLFFQLVNACYERCAIILTSNRSFGEWGDVFGDSVVAAALLDRLLHHAIVVQIEGTSYRLREHADLLPDHLRNRPSSLNPVPAEPARRRPGRPRRNPFDHVAG, from the coding sequence ATGAACAGCATGCCTGCCTCGACACTGGAGCGCATCCGACGCTATCTCGTCGGCCTGCGCATGCCGCGCGCGCTCGAAACGCTGGATGCCACCCTGAACCGCTTCGAGCAAGGCGACAGTTCGATGCTCGAAGTGCTGGAAACGTTGCTGGGCGAGGAGTTCACGACACGCGAAACACGCCGCATCCGGATGGCGCTGCAGACCGCGCGGCTCGGCACGATCAAGACGCTGGCCGGCTACGACTTCAGCTTCCAGCCGAGCCTGGATCGCGATCGCATCATGACGCTTGCGCAACTCGAGTTCATCGAACGACGGCAGACCGTTCACTTCCTGGGGCCGCCCGGCACGGGCAAATCGCACCTGTCCATTGCGCTGGGCGTGGAAGCCGTACGCGCGGGCAAGAGCGTCTACTTCGGCTCTCTGGCCGAGATCGTGAACTCGATGGCCAAGGCCGAACGGGAAGGCAACCTGGCGCAGCGCGTGCGCTTCCTTGCCCGTAACAGCCTGCTCATCGTCGACGAGATCGGCTACCTGCCCATCGGCTCCAACGGCGGCAATCTGTTCTTCCAGCTCGTCAACGCCTGCTACGAGCGCTGCGCGATCATCCTGACGTCCAACCGCAGCTTCGGTGAATGGGGTGACGTGTTCGGCGACAGCGTGGTGGCCGCGGCGTTGCTCGACCGGCTGCTGCACCACGCGATCGTCGTGCAGATCGAAGGCACATCGTACCGCCTGCGAGAACACGCCGATCTGCTGCCGGACCATCTGCGCAACCGTCCGTCTTCCCTGAACCCCGTGCCCGCTGAACCGGCTCGCCGGCGCCCGGGCCGCCCCCGAAGGAACCCATTCGATCACGTCGCCGGCTGA
- the cfa gene encoding cyclopropane fatty acyl phospholipid synthase: MEAATVATQPEDRVEPVQMGAHTSAYRLVEQLLSRADVRLDGSRPWDIRLLDPKVPERVLAYGSLGFGEAYMQGQWECDQLDELFRRILVARLDEQVHGTRLIWQALRARWTNRQTARRAWQVGEQHYDIGNAFYEAMLDRRMTYTCGYWSDGATTLDQAQEHKLDLICRKLGLKPGMRLLDIGCGWGSLMGYAAERYGVSCVGVTISKEQAAWGAKRYAHLPIEFRLTDYRDLDERFDRIASVGMFEHVGARNYRTYMEVAERCLADDGLFLLHTIGKNRRETMPDPWIDRYIFPNGEIPALAHVAEAVEGLFVVEDLHNFGADYDRTLMAWYRNFEAAWPRFAAEKGETFHRMWRYYLLSCAGGFRAREIQLWQWVLSRRGVVGGYHRP; encoded by the coding sequence ATGGAGGCAGCGACCGTGGCCACACAACCGGAAGATCGCGTCGAACCCGTGCAGATGGGGGCGCATACGTCCGCCTATCGGCTTGTCGAGCAACTCCTGTCGCGCGCCGACGTCCGTCTCGACGGTTCGCGCCCGTGGGACATCCGGCTGCTAGACCCCAAGGTGCCCGAGCGCGTGCTCGCCTACGGCAGCCTCGGCTTCGGCGAAGCCTACATGCAGGGGCAATGGGAGTGCGACCAGCTCGACGAACTATTCCGCCGCATCCTGGTGGCACGGCTCGACGAGCAGGTGCATGGCACGCGCCTGATCTGGCAGGCGCTGCGGGCGCGCTGGACCAACCGCCAGACCGCGCGCCGCGCGTGGCAGGTGGGCGAGCAGCACTACGACATCGGCAATGCGTTCTACGAGGCCATGCTCGACCGGCGCATGACCTACACCTGCGGCTACTGGAGCGACGGGGCGACAACGCTGGATCAGGCGCAGGAGCACAAGCTCGACCTGATCTGCCGCAAGCTCGGACTCAAGCCCGGCATGCGGTTGCTCGACATCGGCTGCGGCTGGGGCAGCCTGATGGGCTACGCGGCCGAGCGCTACGGCGTGTCCTGCGTCGGCGTGACGATTTCGAAGGAGCAGGCGGCCTGGGGCGCGAAACGCTATGCGCACCTGCCGATCGAGTTCCGCCTGACCGACTACCGCGACCTGGACGAACGCTTTGACCGGATCGCCAGCGTCGGCATGTTCGAGCACGTGGGCGCGCGCAACTATCGGACCTACATGGAGGTCGCGGAGCGCTGCCTGGCCGACGACGGATTGTTCCTGCTGCACACGATCGGCAAGAACCGCCGCGAGACCATGCCCGATCCGTGGATCGACCGCTACATCTTCCCGAACGGCGAAATTCCGGCGCTCGCGCATGTGGCCGAAGCGGTGGAAGGCCTGTTCGTGGTGGAGGATCTTCACAATTTCGGCGCCGACTACGACCGGACGCTGATGGCTTGGTACCGGAACTTCGAGGCAGCCTGGCCGCGCTTCGCCGCCGAGAAGGGCGAGACGTTCCACCGGATGTGGCGCTACTACCTGCTGTCGTGCGCGGGCGGCTTCCGCGCGCGCGAGATCCAGCTGTGGCAGTGGGTGCTGTCGCGGCGCGGCGTGGTGGGCGGATACCACCGGCCGTAG
- the istA gene encoding IS21 family transposase, producing the protein MGVSVVELEEVMTILELHRQGLSISAIAARLGMDRKTVRKYIRNGVQAPRYGPRTPRPCVVDPFVQYITERVREFPELSVERLLREVRAMGYAGGRTALGDLVREVRPPRQRGFEVRFETPAGHQAQVDFAHFSVEFDDAPGQRRSIWLFSIVLGHSRYLWGRFVEHQDLQTVLRCHMEAFEHLGGAPREILYDRMKAAVLSEVERHIVYNAKLVAFAQHYGFAPRACKAYRAKTKGKIERPYRYIRQDFFLARRFQNLADLNRQLREWLDTVANVRVHGTTHRVVAQHFNEERPTLQALPPGTFNGVIRLERRVSHEGLVSVGGNYYSVPDRTRKRVLDVHSLAHEIRIYEDGELLAVHPVLEGRRRTSLLPGHRRANQRKQQARHPVPSVTASVARRPLSFYDQVARRLAEAGRTA; encoded by the coding sequence GTGGGGGTGTCGGTGGTCGAGCTGGAGGAAGTGATGACGATTCTGGAATTGCATCGGCAAGGGCTGAGTATTTCGGCCATCGCCGCTCGACTGGGTATGGACCGCAAGACCGTTCGCAAATACATCAGGAATGGCGTTCAGGCGCCGCGTTACGGTCCACGTACGCCGCGACCGTGCGTGGTCGATCCGTTCGTCCAGTACATCACCGAACGCGTACGCGAGTTTCCCGAATTGAGCGTCGAGCGTCTGCTGCGTGAGGTCCGGGCGATGGGTTACGCGGGCGGTCGCACGGCGCTGGGCGACCTGGTTCGGGAGGTCCGGCCGCCCCGCCAGCGCGGCTTCGAGGTACGCTTTGAGACGCCCGCCGGCCATCAGGCTCAAGTGGACTTCGCGCACTTCAGTGTCGAGTTCGACGACGCGCCCGGCCAGCGGCGTTCGATCTGGCTGTTCTCGATTGTACTCGGGCACAGCCGCTATCTCTGGGGACGCTTCGTCGAGCATCAGGACCTGCAGACCGTCTTGCGCTGCCACATGGAAGCGTTCGAGCACCTCGGCGGCGCTCCGCGTGAGATTCTGTACGACCGAATGAAGGCTGCCGTGCTCAGCGAAGTCGAGAGGCACATCGTCTACAACGCGAAGCTGGTCGCGTTTGCGCAGCACTACGGCTTCGCGCCGCGGGCCTGCAAGGCGTATCGCGCCAAGACCAAGGGCAAGATCGAGCGCCCGTATCGATACATCCGGCAGGACTTCTTCCTGGCGCGCCGTTTCCAGAACCTCGCCGACCTGAACCGCCAACTGCGCGAGTGGCTCGACACGGTCGCCAATGTCCGCGTGCACGGCACGACGCACCGCGTCGTCGCTCAGCACTTCAATGAGGAGCGTCCTACGCTGCAGGCGTTGCCGCCCGGCACCTTCAACGGCGTGATCCGGCTTGAACGGCGCGTGAGCCATGAAGGTCTCGTCTCGGTCGGTGGCAATTACTACAGCGTGCCCGATCGTACGCGCAAGCGCGTGCTCGACGTTCACAGTCTGGCGCACGAGATCCGCATCTACGAGGACGGTGAACTGCTGGCGGTTCATCCCGTGCTAGAAGGCCGACGACGAACCTCGCTGCTGCCCGGTCATCGGCGTGCAAACCAGCGTAAGCAGCAGGCACGGCACCCCGTGCCATCGGTGACGGCGAGCGTGGCTCGCCGGCCCCTGTCGTTCTATGACCAGGTCGCAAGACGTCTCGCAGAAGCCGGGAGGACCGCATGA
- a CDS encoding ABC transporter ATP-binding protein — protein MASISLKGVQKAYGEAAPVIRDVDLEIGAHEFCVFLGPSGCGKSTLLRMIAGLEDVSDGEIAIGGRRVNELSAAQRGVAMVFQSYALFPHMTVYENIAFGLRLAKTPKAEIDRKVREAARILQLEPLLERHPKALSGGQRQRVAIGRAIVREPGVFLFDEPLSNLDATLRGQTRIEIGRLHRQFAEASVVYVTHDQVEAMTLADKIVLLHSGEDTERYGSIAQVGAPLDLYYRPASRFVAGFIGSPRMNFLAAHVLAADAGGLSVRLDGGGETVRLPLAGAGVAPGDAVTFGIRPEHLECCAADGGSDAGALLLTRRVTLVEALGEHSYVHLEQPDGTLIAKAPGELRVATGDTVRLRAPAASCHLFAADGFAIAAPAPAALSPA, from the coding sequence ATGGCGAGCATTTCGTTGAAGGGCGTTCAGAAGGCGTATGGCGAGGCCGCCCCGGTGATCCGCGACGTCGATCTGGAGATCGGCGCGCACGAGTTCTGCGTGTTCCTGGGCCCCTCGGGCTGCGGGAAGTCCACGCTGCTGCGGATGATCGCGGGCCTGGAGGACGTCAGCGACGGCGAGATCGCGATCGGCGGCCGGCGCGTCAACGAGCTGTCGGCGGCCCAGCGCGGCGTGGCGATGGTGTTCCAGAGCTACGCGCTGTTCCCGCACATGACGGTCTACGAAAACATCGCCTTCGGCCTGCGGCTCGCGAAGACGCCGAAGGCCGAGATCGACCGCAAGGTACGCGAGGCGGCCCGCATCCTGCAGTTGGAACCGCTCCTCGAGCGCCATCCTAAGGCGCTCTCGGGCGGCCAGCGGCAGCGCGTTGCGATCGGCCGCGCGATCGTGCGCGAGCCGGGCGTGTTCCTGTTCGACGAGCCGCTCTCGAACCTCGACGCGACGCTGCGCGGCCAGACCCGCATCGAGATCGGCCGCCTGCACCGGCAGTTCGCCGAGGCCAGCGTGGTCTACGTGACGCATGACCAGGTGGAGGCGATGACGCTCGCCGACAAGATCGTGCTGCTGCACAGCGGTGAGGATACCGAACGATACGGCAGCATCGCCCAGGTGGGCGCGCCGCTCGATCTCTACTACCGGCCCGCGAGCCGCTTCGTGGCCGGCTTCATCGGCTCGCCGCGCATGAACTTCCTGGCCGCGCACGTGCTCGCGGCCGACGCCGGCGGCCTGAGCGTGCGGCTCGACGGCGGCGGCGAGACGGTGCGGCTGCCGCTCGCGGGCGCCGGCGTGGCGCCCGGCGACGCCGTCACGTTCGGCATCCGCCCCGAGCATCTGGAATGCTGCGCGGCCGACGGCGGGAGCGACGCCGGCGCCCTGCTGCTGACGCGCCGCGTGACGCTCGTCGAGGCGCTCGGCGAGCACAGCTACGTGCACCTGGAGCAGCCCGACGGCACGCTGATCGCGAAGGCCCCCGGCGAGCTGCGCGTCGCGACCGGCGACACGGTCCGGCTGCGCGCGCCCGCCGCGTCCTGCCATCTGTTCGCCGCCGACGGCTTCGCGATCGCCGCGCCGGCACCGGCCGCGCTCTCGCCCGCCTGA
- a CDS encoding ribbon-helix-helix protein, CopG family: METKTARLTVLIDPAKKAAFERLCAEQDITPSQVVRQLIRDYLAQHNVEYGTASTAVGRGARRGK, translated from the coding sequence ATGGAAACCAAGACTGCACGATTGACCGTCCTGATCGACCCCGCGAAAAAGGCGGCATTCGAGCGGCTGTGTGCAGAACAGGACATCACGCCGTCGCAGGTCGTCCGGCAATTGATCCGGGACTATCTGGCCCAGCACAACGTGGAGTACGGCACCGCGAGCACGGCCGTCGGGCGCGGCGCGCGACGCGGCAAGTAA
- a CDS encoding LacI family DNA-binding transcriptional regulator, producing MPTLAEVAQAAGVTPATVSNVLRNRGRVGALTRERVLAAVEALGYRPHLAARALAEGRAPTIALMVSSIANPFYPEFALAVESALRGSGRYLIICNTENDPGIGRGYLEQIAGTLSEGVLVMNANLDLDDLHATVARGTPVVLCMWERPELPPGLPCVAVDFRLAGELAARHLLALGHRRIGALVGSKVSGIHAARCEGFVAALDAAGLDGARAPVRYAPDTIEGGYAAARALLAESPQLTALFATNDLPALGAMHAAADAGRRVPDDLSVIGITDIQLAAQSRPALTTVAVPTAEAAALAVALLAELAGPGGASGEGGAHAAPRMRVTGEPRLVVRASTAPPRGAVA from the coding sequence ATGCCGACCCTCGCCGAAGTCGCCCAAGCCGCGGGCGTGACGCCCGCCACCGTCTCGAACGTGCTGCGCAACCGCGGCCGGGTCGGGGCGCTCACGCGCGAACGCGTGCTGGCCGCCGTCGAGGCGCTCGGCTACCGGCCGCACCTGGCCGCGCGCGCGCTCGCGGAAGGGCGCGCGCCGACCATCGCGCTGATGGTATCGAGCATCGCCAACCCGTTCTATCCGGAATTCGCACTAGCGGTGGAGAGCGCGCTGCGCGGCAGCGGCCGCTACCTGATCATCTGCAACACCGAGAACGATCCGGGCATCGGCCGCGGCTACCTGGAGCAGATCGCCGGCACGCTGTCGGAGGGCGTGCTGGTGATGAACGCGAACCTGGATCTGGACGACCTGCATGCCACCGTGGCACGCGGCACGCCGGTGGTGCTCTGCATGTGGGAGCGGCCCGAGCTGCCGCCGGGGCTGCCTTGCGTGGCGGTGGATTTCCGTCTGGCGGGCGAACTGGCGGCCAGACATCTGCTCGCGCTCGGCCATCGGCGGATCGGCGCGCTGGTCGGCAGCAAGGTGTCGGGCATCCATGCGGCACGCTGCGAGGGCTTCGTCGCCGCGCTCGACGCGGCCGGCCTGGACGGCGCGCGCGCGCCGGTGCGCTACGCGCCGGACACGATCGAGGGCGGCTACGCGGCCGCGCGCGCGCTGCTCGCCGAGTCGCCGCAGCTCACGGCGCTGTTCGCCACCAACGACCTGCCCGCGCTCGGCGCGATGCACGCGGCGGCCGACGCCGGCCGCCGCGTGCCGGACGATCTGTCGGTGATCGGCATCACCGACATTCAACTGGCCGCGCAGTCGCGGCCCGCGCTGACCACCGTCGCCGTGCCGACCGCCGAGGCGGCCGCGCTGGCCGTCGCGCTGCTCGCGGAACTGGCCGGGCCGGGCGGCGCGAGCGGTGAAGGCGGCGCGCACGCGGCGCCGCGCATGCGCGTGACCGGTGAGCCGCGGCTCGTGGTGCGCGCCTCGACGGCACCGCCGCGCGGCGCCGTCGCCTGA
- a CDS encoding zinc ribbon domain-containing protein YjdM, with protein MSALPACPQCSMNNTYPDGGLVVCADCGHEWSPGAGADEPAPVADELVRDAHGSVLANGDSVVLIKDLRVKGSSITLKVGTRIKGIRLASGDHEVDCRTDAGSFMLKACYLRKA; from the coding sequence ATGTCAGCCCTGCCCGCATGCCCGCAATGCTCGATGAACAACACCTATCCCGACGGCGGCCTCGTCGTCTGCGCGGATTGCGGTCACGAGTGGTCGCCCGGCGCCGGCGCCGACGAGCCGGCGCCGGTTGCCGATGAGCTGGTGCGGGACGCGCACGGCAGCGTGCTCGCGAACGGTGACTCGGTGGTGCTGATCAAGGACCTGCGGGTCAAGGGCTCGTCGATCACGCTGAAGGTCGGCACCCGGATCAAGGGCATCCGGCTCGCCAGCGGCGATCACGAAGTGGACTGCCGCACCGATGCCGGCAGTTTCATGTTGAAGGCGTGCTATCTGCGCAAGGCCTGA
- a CDS encoding nitroreductase family protein → MEPQLLTYAPTPPARPAALQETPAAVIDLPRPCLDGGVPLMAALASRSSCRSFAAEALPPASLGAMLWAADGINRPGSAGRTAPSAYGADAIDLYVALPGGVYRYDPLMHLLLLKHAVDARNLTGYQDFVGQAPLDLVYVVRTAALAGMPPSQLDIFAAVEAGAIAQNVALYCAAAGLGSVVRGWINHRALAEALSLNEDELPILAQTIGFPGHLAA, encoded by the coding sequence ATGGAACCGCAGTTGTTGACCTATGCGCCGACGCCGCCGGCACGGCCGGCGGCACTCCAGGAAACGCCGGCGGCTGTCATCGACCTGCCGCGCCCCTGCCTCGACGGCGGCGTGCCACTGATGGCGGCGCTGGCGTCTCGCTCGAGTTGCCGGTCCTTCGCCGCGGAGGCGCTGCCGCCGGCCTCGCTCGGCGCGATGCTGTGGGCCGCCGATGGCATCAACCGCCCCGGCAGCGCGGGCCGCACCGCGCCATCGGCATACGGGGCCGATGCAATCGACCTTTACGTGGCCTTGCCTGGCGGCGTGTATCGCTACGATCCGCTCATGCATCTGCTGCTGCTCAAGCACGCGGTCGATGCCCGCAACCTGACGGGCTACCAGGATTTCGTGGGGCAGGCCCCGCTCGACCTGGTCTATGTGGTCCGCACCGCCGCACTGGCGGGCATGCCGCCTTCGCAGCTCGATATCTTCGCGGCCGTCGAAGCCGGCGCGATCGCCCAGAACGTGGCGCTCTACTGCGCCGCGGCCGGCTTGGGATCGGTGGTGCGCGGCTGGATCAATCATCGTGCGCTGGCCGAGGCGCTGAGCCTGAACGAGGACGAATTGCCGATCCTCGCACAGACCATCGGCTTCCCCGGCCATCTCGCGGCCTAG
- a CDS encoding beta-galactosidase, whose amino-acid sequence MRLGVCYYPEHWPEAMWNDDAARMKALGIEQVRIAEFAWSRIEPQPGEYDWGWLDRAIEVLGAAGLQVVMCTPTATPPKWLVDRHPEILPVGADGRPRAFGSRRHYDFSSPSYFEASQRICEAVARRYGAHPAVAYWQTDNEYGCHQTVVSYSPAAQARFRDWLRARYGTIEALNAAWGTVFWSMEYRSFDEIDAPVGTVTEAHPSHRLDYRRFASDEVRRYNRMQVEILRAHSPGRPIAHNFMQLFTEFDHYPVAADLDVAGWDSYPLGALEEQWYAPEVKARYLRTGHPDFASFNHDLYRGMSRLPFWVMEQQPGPVNWAHWNPAPLPGMVRLWSWEAFAHGAGCVSYFRWRQAPFAQEQMHAGLNTPDNRLDLGGSEAAQVAGELRALLADAEAGATAPVRASVALLFDYTAKWLFEVHPQGADFHYPRFVVEYYSALRSLGFDVDVVAPDAPLDGYRLVVVPPLPIVSEALAQRLASCGAQVVLGPRTGSKTPDLQIPANLPPGPLAAHLPIRVWRVESLRPTLAETVQVAAAPDAAAFETPARHWRDLVEIDPAQAASVEIRARFHDGHPAYLRHGVFHYFASLFDEAGTATLLARVAREAGLAPVPLGDAVRVSRRGGLTWVFNYGPEPYRIDAAIPDAAIVVGARCIEAAGVAAYRTAAG is encoded by the coding sequence ATGCGCCTTGGAGTCTGTTACTACCCCGAACACTGGCCGGAAGCCATGTGGAACGACGATGCCGCGCGCATGAAGGCGCTCGGCATCGAGCAGGTGCGGATCGCCGAATTCGCCTGGAGCCGGATCGAGCCGCAGCCGGGCGAATACGACTGGGGCTGGCTCGACCGCGCGATCGAGGTGCTCGGCGCGGCCGGCCTGCAGGTCGTGATGTGCACGCCCACCGCGACGCCGCCGAAGTGGCTGGTCGACCGGCATCCCGAGATCCTGCCGGTCGGCGCCGACGGCCGGCCTCGCGCGTTCGGCTCGCGCCGTCATTACGATTTCTCGTCGCCGAGCTACTTCGAGGCGTCGCAGCGCATCTGCGAGGCCGTGGCGCGCCGCTACGGCGCCCATCCGGCCGTGGCCTACTGGCAGACCGACAACGAATATGGCTGCCACCAGACCGTGGTCAGCTACTCGCCGGCCGCGCAGGCACGCTTTCGCGACTGGCTGCGCGCGCGCTACGGCACCATCGAGGCGCTCAACGCGGCCTGGGGCACGGTGTTCTGGAGCATGGAATACCGCAGCTTCGACGAGATCGACGCGCCGGTCGGCACGGTCACCGAGGCGCACCCGTCGCATCGGCTCGACTATCGCCGCTTCGCCTCCGACGAGGTGCGGCGCTACAACCGGATGCAGGTCGAGATCCTCCGCGCGCATTCGCCGGGCCGGCCGATCGCGCACAACTTCATGCAGCTGTTCACCGAGTTCGACCATTATCCGGTGGCGGCCGACCTCGACGTGGCGGGCTGGGACAGCTATCCGCTCGGCGCGCTCGAGGAGCAGTGGTACGCGCCCGAGGTGAAGGCGCGCTACCTGCGCACCGGGCACCCCGATTTCGCGTCGTTCAACCACGACCTCTACCGCGGCATGTCGCGGCTGCCGTTCTGGGTGATGGAGCAGCAGCCGGGGCCGGTGAACTGGGCGCACTGGAACCCGGCGCCGCTGCCGGGCATGGTGCGGCTCTGGAGCTGGGAGGCGTTCGCCCACGGCGCCGGCTGCGTCTCGTACTTCCGCTGGCGCCAGGCCCCGTTCGCGCAGGAGCAGATGCACGCGGGGCTGAACACGCCCGACAACCGGCTCGACCTCGGCGGCAGCGAGGCCGCCCAGGTGGCCGGCGAGTTGCGCGCGCTGCTCGCCGACGCCGAGGCCGGGGCCACCGCGCCGGTGCGCGCCAGCGTGGCACTGCTGTTCGACTACACCGCGAAATGGCTGTTCGAGGTGCATCCGCAAGGCGCCGATTTCCACTATCCCCGCTTCGTCGTGGAGTACTACTCGGCGCTGCGCTCGCTCGGCTTCGACGTGGACGTGGTGGCCCCGGACGCGCCGCTCGACGGCTACCGGCTGGTGGTGGTGCCGCCGCTGCCGATCGTCTCCGAGGCGCTGGCGCAGCGGCTCGCCAGCTGCGGCGCGCAGGTCGTGCTCGGCCCGCGCACCGGCTCGAAGACGCCCGATCTGCAGATTCCCGCGAACCTGCCGCCCGGCCCGCTCGCGGCGCATCTGCCGATCCGCGTCTGGCGCGTGGAGTCGCTGCGGCCGACGCTCGCCGAGACCGTGCAGGTTGCCGCCGCGCCCGACGCCGCGGCCTTCGAGACGCCGGCGCGCCACTGGCGCGATCTCGTCGAGATCGACCCGGCCCAGGCGGCGTCGGTCGAGATCCGCGCACGCTTTCACGACGGTCATCCGGCCTATCTGCGCCACGGCGTGTTCCATTATTTCGCGAGCCTGTTCGACGAGGCCGGCACGGCGACGCTGCTGGCGCGCGTCGCGCGCGAGGCGGGCCTCGCGCCCGTGCCGCTCGGCGACGCGGTGCGCGTGAGCCGGCGCGGCGGGCTGACCTGGGTGTTCAACTACGGCCCCGAGCCCTACCGGATCGACGCGGCGATCCCCGATGCGGCGATCGTGGTCGGCGCGCGCTGCATCGAGGCCGCCGGTGTCGCCGCCTATCGCACCGCGGCCGGCTGA
- a CDS encoding HPr family phosphocarrier protein has translation MAIWVEVRLATARDFSASGACGAALAECARRFRSDIRLSADGHEIDVKTATWAPRLRAGALVQLLVAGQDEEAAIRDLLPLLQAN, from the coding sequence ATGGCAATTTGGGTGGAGGTGAGGCTCGCGACGGCGCGGGACTTCTCGGCCAGCGGCGCGTGCGGCGCGGCGCTCGCCGAATGCGCGCGGCGCTTCCGCAGCGACATCCGGCTGAGCGCGGACGGCCACGAGATCGATGTGAAAACGGCGACCTGGGCGCCGCGCCTGCGCGCGGGCGCGCTGGTGCAGCTGCTGGTGGCCGGCCAGGACGAGGAGGCCGCGATCCGCGACCTGCTACCGCTGCTGCAGGCGAACTGA
- a CDS encoding fused MFS/spermidine synthase: protein MDRDRTAWDAFVAVFAASLGGNQPIVLETRRTVSLHFDLSATQSFMSLAEPERLVLEYTRIMMGFVLLAPAPARVLMIGLGGGSLAKYCHRHLPATTITAVEIDPGVIALRDRFHLPADGDRFEVICADGAHYMDRPEVSADVILLDAFEAQGISAQCASQSFLAACRERLRGNGVLVANFVDDDPALPVYLARVEAVFGMARAVLMTSNAGNCIVFAWNGASALPCAAVLAKRAGGFDFSAALGLHDLAVRLERGRRFEIGRLAWSECGRPRWAIKE from the coding sequence ATGGATCGGGACCGGACGGCGTGGGATGCGTTCGTGGCAGTGTTCGCCGCGTCGCTGGGCGGCAACCAGCCGATCGTGCTGGAGACGCGGCGCACGGTGTCGCTGCACTTCGATCTGTCGGCGACGCAAAGCTTCATGTCGCTGGCCGAACCCGAGCGGCTGGTGCTCGAATACACGCGCATCATGATGGGCTTCGTGCTGCTCGCGCCCGCGCCGGCGCGGGTCCTGATGATCGGGCTCGGCGGCGGTTCGCTGGCCAAGTACTGCCATCGGCACCTGCCCGCCACCACGATCACGGCCGTCGAGATCGACCCCGGCGTGATCGCGCTGCGCGATCGCTTCCACCTGCCCGCCGACGGCGACCGCTTCGAGGTGATCTGCGCGGACGGCGCGCACTACATGGACCGCCCCGAGGTGTCGGCGGACGTGATCCTGCTCGACGCCTTCGAGGCCCAAGGCATATCGGCCCAATGCGCGAGCCAGTCCTTCCTGGCAGCGTGCCGCGAGCGGCTGCGCGGCAACGGCGTCCTGGTGGCGAATTTCGTCGATGACGATCCGGCGTTGCCGGTTTATCTCGCGCGGGTGGAGGCCGTGTTCGGCATGGCGCGCGCGGTCCTGATGACGAGCAATGCGGGAAATTGCATCGTGTTCGCGTGGAACGGCGCGAGCGCCCTGCCGTGCGCCGCCGTGCTGGCCAAACGCGCCGGTGGCTTCGATTTCTCGGCGGCGCTCGGCCTGCACGACCTGGCCGTGCGGCTCGAGCGCGGCCGGCGCTTCGAGATCGGACGGCTGGCCTGGAGCGAGTGCGGCCGGCCCCGCTGGGCGATCAAGGAATGA